Genomic DNA from Acomys russatus chromosome 24, mAcoRus1.1, whole genome shotgun sequence:
CACATTTACAGGCAAGCTGGCACTCTTCCTTGGACAGTGTTTTCTCAAAGTCTGCCCTTAGAAATGCTTGCCTGAGAATGACCTGACCTCAAAGCTCATAAATAAGTGTCTCTGGAATTGCAGTCTTTAACAAGTTCCCTAGGTGATTCTCCTAATATGAAACTTTAGGGACCACTGCCCCAGGGCTTCTGTTCTGGAGGGAGTCAGAAGGAAATTGGAAAGTCAGTACATCTTTAACAGCTTTCTTTAGCTGAAATCTTGGTTTCCAGTCCATTGTGTATTTTCTGTGGTGTAGAGAGTGGAGTCTTGACACCTGTGTTTCTGAAGCCCATGAATTTAGAAGGTTAAGATACAGGTTCAAGACTTTTCTCTGTCACTGAAGGGTTTGGACCATGAGGGTGCACTGGATCTCCTAGAGGTGAGCCAAGAAGTTTCTGAGATCTGGGTAGCCTGAGCATGAAGTTCAgataaggagtgtgtgtgtgtgtgtgtgtgtgtgtgtgtgtgtgtgtgtgtgtgtgtgtgtgtgtccaggtgctAAGCAAGTGTCTGTGCTCTTGATAAAGTAACTTTTTACTCCTAGTTCCAAGAGACAGGTATGTATCAGTCATCACTGGCCAATAACTCTCTCAAATTTCACCCCAAAAAGCTTAGGTATTGAAGAAGAGTGACTGAGATATTTGATTGCAAAGCATACCTGGGGGCCTTATATCATCATGTGTCTTTTTTAGGCATGTGATTATTTAGAGTAGGTGTCATGCTATGTGATTATTTAGAGAAGGTAGTGAGTGACCAGTCCAGTGTAATCTTTCTTCAACATTCTCATTTAAGATGCCACTGAAAGTATATGAAGAATATATCTAGTTAGAAAGCTCAACTTACTAAACACTGTCCTCATTCTCCAACTTCTTTTCAGAAGCCACTGATAATTTTCTGCCTCCATTCCCTAATACAGTCTGACACTTATTAAACCATAAAGGTGCTCtagacaattttttttcaaaatgaaaaagttatatttaagtaataaaaataaaaagcacttacagaaaaaaatgggaaaatatttttctgtttttacatattgttggagaatttcatacagtgtacTTTGATTATATATTGCATAATTCATAtgcttttaaatacagaaaaaaatagggAATATAAGCAATCAACTACCAAGCTATCATTAATACCAGCACTTTGGAATATTTCATAccaaaatttctttttaactgatgttttaatttcatattatatTTAGTTTCTCAGTTTTTAGTTAGCCACTGCATGGTCATCAAAACAAATTCTTTCTActttaaatacttatttaaatacctattaatttaaaataagaataaataatactGGGAATGGAAGAGTTTAGTCAGGGATGAAAAGCAAGGAGTTGGTGAGTGAGAAGTGAGAGATCAAACAAAATGCAGTACATATGAAGATGTCATAAGGGAATCTTATTCTGTAACTgaattcaaaataataacaaaaaactttcaaaatgaTCCCTCCATAAATTTAACAGTTAAACATGAGCTTTTAAGAACAATCAAAACATAGGTCTTCAACTCTCTTGCCTACATCTCTGAGCATTGGTAACTTATGCTATAAAGTATTTCCAATGGAAGACAATAGGCTTCAGGGAAAGCcacagataaaatttaaaaaaaaaaaaaagggatactTGATACTGATGACTAGGGGTCCTTGGGCCCTGACTGGGCTGCTCAGTCAATGGATGGGTCCAGATGCTAGAAGCCCAAAACGAGGAAGCTAAAAAGGAACAACAGTAATTCTGTTATTGGCAATCTCTtgattagaaacaaaagaaacgaAGCCCTCTTTCTATATTGGGTTCTGTATTTTCATGAGGTCAAGAGAGGTCATTGAATCAGGAGATGATTTGAAAAAATGttctaaaaaaaattctgtcaagCAAGATAACTGTCAATAAATGTATAACAACCATGAATAATATTTCCACTTGATGTCATAGGTAATAGCTATGTCGCCTTTCTCACAAAATTCATAAATAACAGAGACCTTGGCAACTTATTGTCTGCAGAGGCCATTTGTTTTTGCGGTGCCAATTAGAACCTAAGGCTTCGTGCTTGCAGAATCAATGACCTACTAGTGTGCTGTAGCCCCAGCAATTTATTTTTGACTCAATTTTATTTACATCCTTCTTATTGAACACTTTGAAAACTCCATCTTAGACTTAACTATTGATGCAAATTAAGTCACATTTCAAAAGTTCATTCTACAATTTGAAGGTGCAAATCCCTCTCCTAAAAGAGTTGAAGTTCTTTCCTGACTGCACACAGCTGCAAGTTATCACATGATCCTACTAGCCTTATCTTCAGATGCTGATGAATGTCAATGACATCACTTTTTAAAGCCTCTTCTTTGACGGAAAATTCTCTCATTTCATGTACAAACTACTTTAAATGGCTCAGTAATATCAGCATAACATACTCACTATGAAAATGAATCCTATTTTATGTCCCTGATATAAACCAATACCTGTTTGTTCCCTCTTTCTTAAATGTCCTGTTGTCCACAGCAAAGAGAAGAATAACATGAGAAGGGATAACGAGAGCAGTGTGTCTGAGTTCATCCTCCTGGGGCTCCCCATCCAGCCAGAGGACCAAGCCATGTACTCTGCCCTGTTCCTGGCCATGTACCTGACCACAGTGCTGGGGAACCTGCTCATCATCCTGCTCATCAGGATGGACTCTCACctccacacccccatgtacttcttcctcagccactTGGCCTTTGCGGACATCTCTTTCTCATCTGTCACTGTACCCAAGATGCTGAGGAACATGCAGACTCAGGATCCATCCATTCCCTATGCAGAGTGTATAACAcagatgtatttttttatattattcacTGATCTGGACAACTTTCTCCTCACTTCAATGGCATATGATCGGTATGTGGCCATTTGTCATCCCCTCTACTACACCACCATCATGAGAGATGAGCTGTGTATCTTACTGGTAGCTATGTCCTGGATCCTGTCCTGTGTAAGTGCTCTGTCTCACACCCTCCTCCTGGCCCGGTTGTCCTTCTGTGCTGACAACACCATTCCtcatttcttctgtgacctgGATGCCTTGCTGAAACTCTCATGCTCAGACATCTCCCTCAATGAGCTGGTCATTTTTACAGCAGGAACAACAGTCATTACTCTGCCACTAATATGCATCTTGGTCTCTTACGGCCGCATTGGGACCACCATCCTAAAAGTTTCATCTACCAAAGGGATCTGCAAAGCATTGTCCACATGTGGCTCTCACCTTTGTGTAGTGGCTCTGTATTATGGTGCAATCATTGGACTTTATCTTATACCTTCATCCAGCACTTCCAGTGACAAGGATATAGTTGCTTCTGTGATGTACACAGTGGTGACTCCATTGCTAAACCCCTTTATCTATAGCATAAGGAACAGAGACATGAAGGAAGCTTTGAAGAAGCTCTTCAACAGGGCTGTAATCTCAACTCAATGACATCTTTCATATCCTCACAAAAACTGATGTAGTTACATATCTCCATATACTAAATTCCCAATCATAGTCTTATCATGGAATGAGTGCTCAGTAAATACTTGATTACTCAAAGAGCATTCTGGCATACTTATTCTCTATTTTCCTTGTATCTCTTTAGTGTAAAAAGGGAACTCTGTGGTATTGTTGTCAATTTATATTGCCTCTACATTTGGAAATTACAGTGTTAGAATAATTTAAATCATAAGTAAATCATAAATAAAGGACCATCACACCTTAgcagggcaaataggataggtgtggctaaggctccagggctggggaagagagagagaatcttgggaggaagagagaccagaggagaagagagaaggaggttgTGCCATCATGGATTAGGTGGAGAAGAAGTACATGGCTGGCAGGGATGGAGGACTTGGCCtagatgaaaaacattagcaagtatttgggattatgagtAGGAGGTAGCgtcatagaaattattagaaccagatgtcATGGGATTGGATCAGGTATCCTGTACCTGACCCACTATGGTAATTAGCTGAGGGGATTAACATCTGCCCTTTCCCAAGTTaaataaggctatttaaaaatataacaggagTCTGTGTCTTGAATGATTGCtggcaggttagaaaatactgcataataataattataggtgcaataataaaaatttaccGGAAAATTAACCACAGCATTGGTGCCTAACTCAATTGTTATCAGAGAGACTTCTTCCAgccactgatggaaacagatgcagagacccacatccaaacattagCCTGAGTTTGGGACATCCTGCTGAAGAGGTAaaggaaggattgtagaagccagagggatcaaggacaccacaagaaaacgcACTGAATCAACAAACCTGGATGCATAAAAGCTCACTGAGACTGAGCCAAccatcagggagcctgcatgggtctaacccaggctctctgcatatatgttatagttgtgtagcttgttgtttttgtgagactcctaacaaaAGCAGTGCAGAGTCTGTTTCTGATGCTTTTGCTTACTTTTGGGACCcttgtcctcctactgggttgtcttgtccagccttaatatgagaaGAGATGCATAGTCTTTCAcaacttgatgtgccatgtttgaatgatatccctgggaggcctgctgttttctaaagggaaatggaggacGAGTGGATGGGCAGGGGATGAAGGAGGTGGGTGTGGAAGGAGGGTGGCAGACTGAACtagggatgtaatatatgagagaataaattaataaaaattaatttaatttaaataaatacaaattatataatttagaaacaagcaaaaatataaaatttaactaTTAAAATTACTGGAGTCATGTGCACAGTTTGGTCTCATCTTTCCATCCTGAGAGGAAAGATGAAGGTACTGTGTAGACAGTTAAAGAGTAGAGTCAAATATTTTCCCAAAATGCCTTATTAATTAACATAACCAGTGTGGATCAGGGAATCTCACAAGGTCCATCCCCTAAATTAAGAGTTATAGGCAATTAATGGCTACTGAGAGGGAGATAGAGCTATTCCTCTCCAGGGATAAGCTCTCTGAAAGGTTACCTGATCACAAGTGGTCAACTcgaaatacacacacatgagcaacATTAGATGAACCCAGGAAGTGGTATTTATAAGTTCATATAGTTGATATATGTGAATATTATATCAATTTATAGATGTAGAAttttataaattcatatttataattcatatccataaaattataattatacacACACCCTAACTATCATGATTAAAGAataagaagccatgaatttgagatggGGTGGGGATGCCCATGGGAGGAgtctgagaagatgaaagagaaaattacATAAATACAGTGTTTATGCAAATTTTAGATGTGTCTTAATGAGCTTATAAACAAGAAAGAGCAAATGTGAGTGGGCAACTTCATGTATTAGTGCATAGAAAAAACACTTATATAATAAACCATTGAATGAAGAAATAATCATCAATATAATGACCCTTCTGGTgagtttttctacatgtatgtcACATTATTATTCTATGGCCATCATTGCTTTCAACTGGATTTCACATAATAAGTATAGGTCAGTAAAAGTTGTATTCATGGAATTATTCATCATAAAGCAATACAGACAAAATGGACCAGTTAGCTGATTTAGACAAATatagaccaaaacaaaaccattatgATCATTCCAGTGAGGTTCCTAACGCACCATCCCTGCCAGCATCATCCAGAGGCAACTGCTAATATCTCTTTTTGACACTTTGAGGTAACTACACAGGGCACAGAAGTCACATCATTTGCAgtatggtggtggtgtggtgctgGGGTTAGCTCTGCTTTGATTCTGCCAATAACCTCAACTGCAGCTGGTAGCAAACCATCAACACTGGATCTGTGCCTAAGTGGAGTGCTGGTGGTGGAGCAAATACTCAGTCTGTCCACAGCCCTGAATGTGCTTCTTGATGGAAATGGTATTGAAAATGCCAAGGCCATGGATATCTGCCGACAATAGCTGCATGCAGGGAATATGCATCCAAAGAGAAGGCAGTAAAGCTGGATGGGCAGAACCATCTAAACCCCTTGACAGCCATCATGGAGCTACAGGATGCGGAGTTTCCTCTACTGGGCTTCAGTCTTGTTTTGGTCtaatatttcctcactatgccccCCACTCCTCCCATTTGAAATGGTAATGTTAGTCTGTGCCATGGTATGGTGGAAGTACTcaatctgcttttttattttacagggagATACAATGATAAGATTTCCTTGAGTCTCAGAcggaactttggacttttaaacaatgttgaaactaTTAAAGATTGTCAGGACATTTTTAAGCGCAACTAAATGCATTTTACATTATGATATGGCCACAAGGCTACAATAGGGTCCAGGAAATGGAATGCGATGGTTTGAATGGTgactcctccaccccccccccatagtcTTAAGCATTTAAATACTTAGTGACACTGTTTGGGAAGACTTAAGTGGTGTGGTCTTGCTGAAGTGTCACTGAGGtgggctattaaaaacaaggaaatcccgaaatttgtggataaatggattgaactagaaataatcatactgagagagttaacctagaagcagaaagattcaaatagtatatactgactaggggcatgtcccatgaaagacctcacttaccaggaaagtaggatagaTGAGAGGACAGCCTACtgtgactttaggtgagagaagtattggataatggagaaatagaaggatccagagggtcctagaaacccacaagaagaactttatgatggATGTATCTGGACCCAGTggttctactcaaactactgcaccaattgaggacaatgcatgcagtaaatggtgaacccctactcagatctagccaatggacagaaaattctccacagttgagtggagagcagggaatgactctcacatgaactctggtgccccatatttgaccacatcccctggatggagaggacaggtggcactctgaggaaagataacaggctaccaaaatgagacttgatagcctgtcatcatatggagggggaggaggtccccctcagtcacagacataggataggggaatagggtgaaagcaggagggagggagaaacgggagaatacagtgatgggataataatttagatgtaatctgaataaattaattaaataaaaaaggaataatgCTTCTAGCTAGTAAGACTTTATTCCACAGTTGAGGAAATGTTACTATAAAGGGAAATAATACACTGGATCACTCTATGATGTTGAAAACACTCAATTCAGTGGCTTAGAATGAAGaaaagtttacttattttatatatttataaaaataaatatcgatgtaattatatattttaagtgcATTTTTACATGTGCCGTTTGTTGAGCACAAATCCCATTTTAATGGTTGTATCCCCATCGGTGGAAAACTTGAGACAcaatgtataaattatttaacTGTACTTGTCTTACCACAAAGACATGAATCTATAGCTTCTAAATAGGCAATCTGATggtacatatttcaaaataaaagtatcaaGTATAATATCTACATAAGGGATGGCATTTATTAGTGTAAATTCATGATGCAGTTAGACtataaaatggaggaaaagaggCAAAGCATTGTAAATGCTTCATAATCGATGTGAGAAGATAGTAAATTGAGTTTTGATCTcatgttacattaaaaattaactaggaattttaattatttcaaaaactAAGGATGAATTATAATTATTACATAAGATGTGCAACTCTATCAATAAGAATAGATGACaaatgagtttctttttaaagttcagttttgccaggcagtggtggaacacgcctttaatcccaacactcaggaggcagaatcagatGGGTCTctataagtttaaggccagcctggtctacaaagcaaattacaggacaaccaaggctacacacaggaaccctgtctcagatagatagatagatagatagatagatagatagatagatagatagacagataatagatagacagaacatttatttttatttagctaAAAACAAACTGTAAAGTGCATAATTTGATAGCCATGTCCTCAGGACATCTTATATGGGACGGAATTCCCCCAAGTAGTATAATAACTAAATCCTGCTGAATAAACTATTGATAGTCTATCATCCTAACTACTGGTGAAACCGGCTATGTTTCTCATTCCATTGTATTAACTAAGGATTTGATTCAAGGAACTCAATTGGCTTCTATTTTTCACAGTTACAACTTATCCTTTACCCTGAATAATGTCTTCATATGTAATGATAAATGTGTGGGTTAAGAGCCACAAGCTCTCCCAGAACTTCTCTGCCCTTCTTGTCGCCATGCTCCTTCCTCGATGCTTGGAACAGAGACTGGCTTCTATCTTCAAGGTAACATCCTCAAAGAATCACATTAAGGTCAAGATCATCACACCACACTGGAGAACACATCCCAGCATAACAAAAATACTTTACTGTGATTTGTACATCCTGCTCTGGCATGGCCCTTTGGTGATGAGCAAGGGTACCCTCAGCTatagagaggaaagaggatgaTCCATTTCTTTCTAGAAGACACAAAATGTGGTGGAACAGTTGGAGTTGTCAAAGTGCTCTTTGTCATAGGCAGATTAATCAACTAATTgccaaattatatatatatatatatacatacttttgtTTATAGCTCCTGAGAATCCATTGAATTTTAATTTGGCAAACCATGGGCCTGAGGGTGATTCCATCATCCTCACCTCCAAATTATAGGCAACAAGAGTATAATTATTGCACTGCCTTTGACTCTCTTGGGGAAAAAACTACTATTGAAACAATTATAAGAGAGCTCACCCttagaaaaatatcaataataacCACAAGGCAACCACTAAGATGGTGATGCTTCACAGGTCATTGTGTTCTAAGTTTACACTAGGAAATGTGTTGAGGGGCTACGAATGAAGCACGCTGGAGACTGATTCAGTCAATTTCTCTAGCTAATGAGTTCCTCTAGAAACACTTGACTACCTTCATTCTCTGACCAAAGGAAGTAAATTACATCTCACTGAGACCAGCACTCTTCCCTGGGAAATGGAACATTATTACTATAAATGATACCCTCTTGCCACAAAATGATGGAGCTGGCATCCCATTGGCATAAGGCTTTCACAATGCCATAAAACAATCATTTAATGTACTTTCCATTCAGCACCTTAGGACAGCAGTTcccaaccttcttaatgctgccatgctttaatacagttcctcacattgtgatGACTCATAACCATAAAATTGGTTTTGTGGTACTTCATAAGCACAGTCCTGCTATGGTTAAGAAACATAATGTAAATGCCTGTGATTTCCAGTGCTCTTGggcaacccttgtgaaagggcTGTTTGACTCCCAACAAGGTCGTAACCCACAAGATGAGAACTGCTGCCTCGGGAAGTTGTTTCTAAATCAGATCCATAGATCTTCCATTCTGTTTCTTCACTTCCATTCACTTCCTTACTAAATGTAGACATATTTAGCTACTTATAAATCTTATTATCTGCTTGTTTTGTGTTGGAAATTAGTTTTGATTTGAACTGCTATTAAGTGAACAAACAACCTTGTGAAATATTTAGACCTCAAAAATTTCTCCATCCAACTTCCCCTGGCCCCCTAACAAACTCCTCTCAATTTTGCGCCCTCTTAGTCCTTCTCATAATTGCATGGATCCTGGTTTTCAATCCAATGTGGTAATTTGTGTATTTTGATTGGAGGGTTGAGACCTTTAGCATTCAGAGTATTACCAAAAAAAATATACTaatctgtgtcattttattgatttgtagTGTCTGTCACCTTCCTGTTGCTCATTTGCTTACTGTTCTGGCATAGTTTGTTCTTTGCTATAACTTCATGGGtgtatttatctttctctttagTGTACAAGATTCCTTCAGGTATACCCTATGGTTCACCTTATGGTCATGGATTTCTCTTAATATGATTTCCAGCAACACACTATAGGCCACACTAGATCAGGTTAAAAGTAGATAAAAGCAGGTTTATTATATGCTGCTCCTGGATGGGTTCTCCAGTCCAAAGGAATGGGAACAGGGAAATTGTGGACCCGGACTAAGGCAAAGGGGCTAAGGAAAGAGGCTTTTATAGTTATTAGGCAAAGGGTGATGATGTGTCAGCTAGGAGCTGGGATTGTGCTCATGGATGGTCAAAAGCTGAACCTTGGGCAGGCACTCTTGGGTGGATTGCTGGGAATGCAGGGGTGAGAGGTGATGATTGTTATCCTGGAATTTTCTCTGTCTGGGTGGtgttgaagaaaggaaagaagactgGGTGTTCCAGATTGTGTAGGGTGAGCAGGGGCTCCAACCAAACATCCTGACCTTTTTGGGTATAGAGGCACCAATTCAGATATTGCTGCTTCTTGCTGAAGAGGGGCTGCGTGAGGTGAGAGAATCAGGAGTCAGTGGGCTCACACTGAGTGGGAAATACACATGCAGAAACATTTGGTAGTCTGCTGCTAGGGAAAACTTAGCAAATTCATGCCTGGAGAAAGTGGAGGAGGCATGGtactaagagaaaaaataaaataataccacCATTGACCCTATGAATGGGACAGTCATGTGAGTAGTGAAGACTGTCAGAATGAGTGGAAAAGGAGTGTGCCCTGGTTGTATTGGCAGAATCCTTCAGACAATTTGTGGAGTGACTTGATATTAATTTTCACCAGGCCAGGCTTTTTGCTATAGTAGTAGAACTCTTCCCCCAAGAACAGACAGGTGCCTCCCTTGTCTGCTGTGAGGAGGTCCAATGAATGCTCTCCAGTTCTGCATGACACCTGAGCCACCGAAGTGATCTGATGCTGGAGGGAGGCCAATAATGCCACCAAGTTGTCCATAGCCCTTTAGAGATGGCTGAACACCCTTTCGATTCCAACCGCTAAGTATCCCATATCCCATGGTGCCTGTGCTTAAGCCAGTCGCTATTTTTGAAACCACAGTAGTAATGCCTGCTTGTGCCACAATTGAGACCTCCTGGCTTGTCCAGGCAAAGGGTGCCCACAACTGGGAGGCCTTAGTAGGAGAAAAGAGAATGGCCATTTCAGCCTTTCCACAAAACGTTAGGTCTGCTACCAATGTCACCAGGATAGATAGAGAAGAAGGATTACCAATGACAAGCTATTTTTATACAGAGACATTGCACCAAAAGAACCCTCCTGTGGGTGCCCATGTAGATATCAAATCTGTGTTTTCAGTATTGCAAAGGTCTTGTGTATCAGAAAGAGAATAGGGTGTCCAGAAATCCCTGGAAGAGGGATACACCTTGTTTAGtagttgtccttggttgggggGTCAGCCCTTGGCCTTGAGAATGGACTATGCAAGGGCACTGTAATCAGATGGGTTGATCCAAGCCAGCACAGAGAGAGCAGTTGCTAAGGTTGGGGGGCTTTAGTGAGGTTAAGTAGAGTTGCTCCCTCTGGAACTAGGACCAGCCTGGAGAAAGGTTcattttccttagttttttttttttttttttttttttcctgagattgGGAGAGGTCTCCCAGGTGTGATTGGAGGGACACCTCCTGCTGTTGCATGGTCTTGGTGAGGTTTGCTGAGTtctggagggcagaggtcagggTCTGGATGTAGGCTCACCAGATTTCTAGTTGCTCAAATGAATATGAAGACAGTTTCCTCTGATAGACCCTGCCTATTACTCCCTGAGCCCACTGGTCACCCCAGGGATCTTGGATATTACTATACTGTCGTATTGCACTAGCGAATAGAAAACTAGTAGACCATGTTAGCCCACAAAAATTTTGTCCACACCATCTTAGAAGGTTCTTTTTACAAGAACCTCATGTGTAGCCCCTATGTTCTTTCACCTATTGGGTGTGATAGCCCTTGTCTGTCTGGtcaaaagtaaagcaaaactgAGGTAATCATACCTCTCTGTGCATTTAAAATGAGGTACTGGGAAGAAGATGGCATTTTGGCATCTCTTAGAACAGAACAGTTAGCCTGGCCCATGGTGTCACTGTGTGTCCTGCAAGCACCCAGCTGAGTGAGGACTGAGATGACTGTAAATAAAAGGGCAACCTGTGAGGGGTGTCAGTCGGCACCTGGCACTTGCGGTGGCAGcggctacagagagaaaaatgcatgacccagagagacagaggggaaggtgaATATGATGAGGAACGAATGCAGCCAGGCCTGAAAATTCAGACCTGTCCTTGAGGATCTCTGCAGAACCTGACAGTGGTGGGTCCCATCCATCTTGAGGTAGGGCCGTTTTGAGACTGGGTAGATGGTACCAACACTAATGTCCTAGGAATTTATCTGCCTGTAGGGAGCTAAAAGTTATATTTCAGTTTATGGTTAGCTGAGTAACAGCTACTTTGTTGCCATGCTAGGTTTCAGAGCTGCTGATATCTGCCAGAGAATCCTTTGTGTTGCTTATGCTGCTGGAGGGGCTTGGTTGCACCTGGATGTTTGGGTTACCTATCACTGAGAGACTCAAAGGAGCTCAGGCTCAGAGCTTATCTGGAGAGTGATTTCTTTTCAGCGTGCCTGGAGGGGCAGGGCAGGATGGAGTCCATACAGATGGCTGTGTGATTACTATAAAAACCTCACCTTGTGTATAATAAATGGTAGGCCTTGATAAGACATCTCATCTTGGCCttcatctctgtgtgtctctgtcctaTCTCTCTCCATTCacaccccctctttcaggtgtACTCTGGTTTGACATGTTCCGTGGGACGGGACAGCTGCCAAGGGGGTGGTATGGATCAGGGTGTAGGGTCCCATCCACTGTGTTTCTATTGACTTAGGAGATAGAAGAATTTCTTGCAACTGGGCATGTATGTGAAGTCAATTTGCCGGTCTTTGAGCATTTGGTGTCCTTGGAGCTGGTGCACAGGCTGATGTATCTGGAGAGACCCCTAAGGGTAGTCTTGGCACACATCGGACAGGAAGCTTGGGCCTGTAAAATATGGGCTAGAAGATCAGTGGGATCAAAAAAAAGGGTCTCTAGAAATTGGAATAGAGCCTTAGGGCTGATGGGTAGGCTCTGGAGAATATCAGAGATCATGGACGGCACCTGATCCTGGGGAAGAATAAGGCAATTATTTAGGTAAAGTCATCCATCTTTTGCCTGTGTGGCTTCCTTCCCAAGGAGCTTGTTTCTTTCCTCCAGCTAGTACTGAGGCTTTTCAGAGGATAGCAGGAAAATGATGTGCCCGGAGGGTCTGGAGcagctggaaaccaaacccttGGGCCACTGAGTGAGCCCTGGAATTACCCAGAACCACTGGGTCTGTGGAGGTCTGGTGCCCCTGGTAGGGAATTATGGCCACCTCTGCTGGGAGTTGGAGGGCCACAGAGCTTGGCTATAAGGAAAC
This window encodes:
- the LOC127207196 gene encoding olfactory receptor 1J4-like, with translation MRRDNESSVSEFILLGLPIQPEDQAMYSALFLAMYLTTVLGNLLIILLIRMDSHLHTPMYFFLSHLAFADISFSSVTVPKMLRNMQTQDPSIPYAECITQMYFFILFTDLDNFLLTSMAYDRYVAICHPLYYTTIMRDELCILLVAMSWILSCVSALSHTLLLARLSFCADNTIPHFFCDLDALLKLSCSDISLNELVIFTAGTTVITLPLICILVSYGRIGTTILKVSSTKGICKALSTCGSHLCVVALYYGAIIGLYLIPSSSTSSDKDIVASVMYTVVTPLLNPFIYSIRNRDMKEALKKLFNRAVISTQ